The segment AAAAATACCAATTTTGTACTAGGCATCTAGCTATAAGCTCTTAGAAAGAAAGCACAAAGACATAAGGTTTCTAATGATCTTTACACTACATAGTCACAAATTTACTCCACATAGACTCAATGATCGAATATTAGGCTTCTTAAAGTCTTCTTTCCCTACTGTTTCAGAACTTTCTTGTGCAGCAAAGTTCTAACTGTAACTACAAAGAGAGAATTTGGTGTAACATGGTAGATACTAGACAATATCAAAAAGAAAACCAAATCCGAGAACAATAGAACATGTAGGGAAaaatcattccaaattttcagcaGAAAATGTTAATAAATTCTTTAAAAGGCAGAAAATAGTTTATGTTTAGAGTTACAGGACTCGGTATAAATCTCACGCTTTAGttggtaaatatatatatatatatatatagattctAACTATCCCTTATGGATTTCTAAGCCGGACTACCATGTAGTTGCAAATTTACAACACCTAACCATGTAAATCATCAGACCCTTTAATTATAATCCTTTTCGCCATCATGATCCCCTGTGTAAATTTTATACCTATAGATTTCTGAAAAGGACTACCATAATGGTTTCTCCCCCCCCCCTAAATGTGCCAACTGCCAAGATTTGTCATTCCACCCCATAAAACTGATTTGTGAATCAAGAACTCCTACTGATCATAGAAACCTTTCTAAAGAAACCAGTTGCACAGGAAATACAAACACAATCTTGTGAAGATTAAGTTACAGAGCTTAGCTGAAAAAAGAAGGCAGGGGGCTGGTAGTAACGAATTTACAATAAGCTGACAAACTATCTTAAAAATGAATTGCCAAAATTTTCTACTGATTGTCTTCAACAAATTTAGATCCAACCTTTAGTTAAACGGATCTCTAATCAAATTAAGGCTTTTTTCACAGATTATACACCTCATTCTACTATTATGCACGCATGCAGGAGATGCAAGCCCCGTAAGAGAAGATATTCACCTAAAACTATCTTCAACTGAGAGTCAGAATCCCATGTCTTGCTGGTCCCTTAGGTCTCTTATTGCACAACCTTCAAAATCAATCAGGAAAAGACAAACAAAGCCTGAAAGGTCACACCAGATTGCGGGAATCTCACATTTCGTTGCGTCAAGTAAGAAAGCATTAGCCGACATTAGCTATAATTCTACAAATGGTTTCAAAATCTCATGTGTCATAGTTCAGCCCGTAATGGCATGTTAGCTAGGAAATCCAATTCCTACTTTTACAATGCCAAGCAAAGGGAGTAACTGTTTTTGCTGCATACTAGAAAATGCTAAAACTAAACCTAATTTTTACTACTAGAACAAGAAAGAAAGCTTGTGAGCTTAccaattttcttcttcaagtTCTTCTCTTCTTTCTCAGTTTTCGAGATTTCTTGTTTGTTCTGCAACTCTCGCAACTCTCACCACTAAGCTTAACAAGGCTTTGCAACAATATACCCAATTCAAAGTACTCATCAGCAAGAGGACGTTCATTGTTAGGATGACAAGGAACTTCTGTCTCTGGATAACTTACTGACTCACTCTCAAGATCACACCACAGTAGCGGCTGACTAGCCTGTCCCAAAAGCACTCGTCTACCACATTTAGAATAAGCTATTGGCGTGATTAACCACAAAAAACTGTCTTCATTTGACCACCAGATATTGGGTTCATACAGGTCGCATTCTTCAATCGAAATCAAATGAGTCCAAGATTCCTTGACCCCATACTACTTCATTACCCATATATCAACGGTAAAATCGATTGTACGATCATAAATTAGACACATGCATCCTGCGAAAACCCCTAAATTCCCAAACCCACACAAAAATTATCGTCGGGTATCGACAGTAACCTGTATTCCTTTGTTACCAGATCAACTGCAGCAATAAGTTCCTCAGACTTGAGATGTGAAGTCGCCTTTACGACCCAATGCAATGTGCCATTAGCAAGCTTTCCGTTCTTCGAGTACTCAAAATGATAAGGAAGTTCTAGAACTCTTCGCCAAGAATCCAACTTCAAACGATTAACCTGAACTATAGTATTATCAGCAGCATTTGCAATCTGTAACATAACAATAACCTATAATCATCATTCACAGAGTCATACCCAAACCCATATAAAGGTAGTTCTGAGTGACCAGTTCTTCTAATCTCAGAGAACGGTAAACGTCGATATTCTCTAGTTGATGGGTTCCACAAAATAACATCATTTCATTCCAAAGGTTCTCTTTCCATACACAAAGCAGTCCATTGGATGAACCCAATATTTCATCAAACCTGGGGCATGGCACTAGAAGATTGAGTTCATTGAAATTGGCGCAGCCTATTTTGAGGAAAGAATCATAATCTGTAGAGTAAAGGTATTTTTCTTCCTCCTCGTCATCCACGTCCTTGGTAATTCCTTGGATAAGGGTGTAACTGGAGGAATTGGTCAAGTTTTTTCTGATGAACTCTGGGCTGCCAGTTACGGCTTGCCATGGTTTCGATGAGCACCTGAATCTTATGAGGGTCTTTACAGGAAGTCTTgaaaaaatttcttcaattaaTTCATCTGGGATCATCATGTCAGACATCGTTCAAAGCTTGTTGCTTTCTCGGGTTAAAGATGATAATCTTGATTAGGGCACCGATGTTTCTACGATTATGCATATGATCAATATATACATGGATGGGCTATAGAAATAAGAAGACAATATGTGGTTCTAGGGACTAAAAAGGGAAAGATTTTTATGGTTTTTACAGAATTTTAAAGTATATTAAGCGGCACCTATACTGATTAAGTAATAATTGATGTAATTTTAGATTTGTCAGCTTATATACAAAATTAACGCTAACATTAAGAGTGCATGGAGAAACTATAGAAAAAATGGATCAACTCTTGTGATTGGGCTCGTTTCTCTTGCTGATTTTAAACCTATGTTCTgaatctccaaaaaaaaaataccgtAGTTTGATCCAATAGGGGAATGGGTAATGTCAGATTTTGAGCTTGTATTCTTGATCTCCGAAAAAATTACCGTATTTTGTTCCAGCAAGGGAATGGATAATGTACAGTTCCTGACAGTTCACATATAACAGGTACCAATaccataataaaattattacGTAGTATATTAGTTCACATACACATAAAACTTGAATGCTATATATACTTTTTATTGTTAAGAATCAAACTTTTGATAAAACTTGTAAAACCTATGTGTAAAGCCAACTTAGTACATATTTTCCTTGGTTACTGAGTGGTTATGCTAGATTCATGAGTAAAAGATTATGTCTCATATTGATTCGAGGGATGGAGAAGCGTAAGTAAGGGTCCAATACCTAATTACTTAAACTTTTGGGTCAAAGTTGAACTCCTAACTTACATTTTAGACTCTTTGGTGGACTTTCTCAAGATATTTCTCcttaacaagtggtatcagagcttctgGTTGTGAGTCTGGGTTACTCATGGCCAAGTGAATTCTTCTCATAGTTGAATTGGTGAAAATTCTCTCATTGGAGTTGGGCCggtgaaaattcttttcttgatGGTGGACCAAATTGTCAAGGAGTTTGGTTGATGTTGGACCAGATACACCATGGGTTTGGCTAGGGTCCCATTGGTCTATGATTCAGAGACAATATGACCTTGGGTGTTGGTGGACCGAAAAGTGCTTCTAGTTGTGAGTTTGAACTACTCATGGAAAAGTGGATTCTTTTCGAAGTTAGTCCagtgaaaattcttttcttgacATCAAAGTATCATGGGTTTGGTTGGAGGTTCGATTGGTCTATGATTGGGAGAAGAGACGACCTTAGGTATTGGTGGACCGAAGAGAGCTTCTAGTTGTGAGTTTGGACTACTCATGGGAAAATAGATTATTCTCGAAATTGGATcggtgaaaattttctttttgataaTAGACCAAAGTGTCAAGAAGTTTGGCTGATTTTGGACCAATGTGCAATGAGTTTGGCTGGGGGTCCGATTGGTCCATGATTGGGAGAAAAGATAATCTTTAAGTGTTAGTGTTGAACCAGATACGTCATGAATTTTCCGAGGGGTCCGGTTGGTCTATGATTGGGAGAAGAACTTGTAAATTTCGTTAAATATGGATTCAATATGACGGGTTAATCATGAAAGGGTAGCTGGTGTTGGACTAGTTGGGTCATGGATTTGGCAGGAGGTCCGGTTGGTTCATGATTGGGAGAAGAGGTGACATTAGGTATTGGTGTTGAATTAGATGCGTCATGGGTTTATCAGGGGTCCGATTTAGTTGTTAAGGTGAACTTGTATTAAATATTAAAATGGGTTTGGAGAAGAGCTTGTAATTTATGAGTAAAAGATTATGTCCCACGTTGCTtcaaaagatggaaaaagagCGATTAATATGTAAGGATTGGAGACCTAATAGCTtaaatttttgggtcaaaattgggtTATTGACTTATATATTGGACTCTTTAAAGGGATCTCTCGAGGTGTTTTCACTAATAGGTTATCTTCTACTAAATTTAAAAGCATTGTCTCTTAAGGAAAGAAGAATGTCTAAGTGCAATAATTATTAGGGTGGAGTTGCAATATACAGTACAACTCCTTCATATGTACATACACATTAGTCGAGAAGGAAATCCATGCAAAACAAACTAATATATTTCTTCTAAACACTAACATATTATAAAGGAAAAAGTCACAAAGGAACCAAACACACCAAGAGACCTGCTTTGGCTTCAAATGTCTATTTATTTAATGTCATGACCCTTGAGCTGTGTTTAGACTAAGTTGGATCAGCCAATACAAAAACCAACTAATAATATGCATCCATCAATAAACATTTTACAAAGCGCAAAAGTCATAacattttttataataattagATTACATTGTCAGAGAATTAGTTCACATCGATACTCCATAGCTAGATATATTAAGAAAGCTTCTTAATGTCCTCATTCCCAGCAATTTTGAAACTTTCTAATGCAAGAGAACATATCTGCAAGTAAAAACTAGGTTAAACATCGTTGAAGATATCATAAAAGAGAAATTTACTAATTTCACAACTGTagaatatgaaaaaagaaaaaaaaaaggtctttCCAAATCAGCATCATCAGTAAATAATAAGTGGGCCAGTAGCTACTTTGCTCTCACAAACAAAGAGGATGGCTGCAAAAGAGCTTGAATGAAGAAGAAACAtttttaccccaaaaaaaaatcggAAGAAGAAACATTTTAAGAGAGCAGAGCTAAGGAAGAATAGTGGCCAACAATAGGTGGTGCAGGCTGAAAATTCAACTATCACATACAAGCTTGAGTCTCATAACAATGAAAAGTGCACTGCTAGTTCCGGTGCTTTTAAAGATATCTGATATCTTACTTCCTTGCCTAATGTGTGCAAAAGGAGTAAAAGCTTTAGGTGATAGCCAACTAAATATGTTGCAAACATTAACACAGATGTTTGGACGTCTTACTTCCATTGTGGTTAGCATTGGTTGCACAAAAAGGACGATAGGCCCTTGCTTCATATAATGTaaagctatatatatatatatattaacatgGATATTGTTTGGACATCTTACTTCCACTGTGGTAGCACAAGTTGCACAAAAGGACGATAGACCCTTGCTTCATATAATGTaaagctatatatatatatatagcatgTAAAGGAATGGATCAAGTCCTTTTTCCAAGATTTGTCCTCAAGTCATATATAATTATGAAACAGATGTAATATTTAAACACGAGAATACATGTACAAACTAACTTCTATTCTTTATTTCAAAGACTGATAGATATTAAGCAAACTTAATGCGAATTGATCTGAGACCAGTGTTAAGATGCTAATGATGTTTCCAGCAAAGGAAATAATTGTTTTTGTTatgtgtaaaaagaaaaaaaaaggtttactGATTACTGCTATGAAAATGGGGCTGAAAATGCAGGCTCTGTTTGGATCggcaaattttttaaatactaGTAG is part of the Coffea eugenioides isolate CCC68of unplaced genomic scaffold, Ceug_1.0 ScVebR1_485;HRSCAF=1170, whole genome shotgun sequence genome and harbors:
- the LOC113758328 gene encoding putative F-box protein At1g50870; this translates as MSDMMIPDELIEEIFSRLPVKTLIRFRCSSKPWQAVTGSPEFIRKNLTNSSSYTLIQGITKDVDDEEEEKYLYSTDYDSFLKIGCANFNELNLLVPCPRFDEILGSSNGLLCVWKENLWNEMMLFCGTHQLENIDVYRSLRLEELIANAADNTIVQVNRLKLDSWRRVLELPYHFEYSKNGKLANGTLHWVVKATSHLKSEELIAAVDLASQPLLWCDLESESVSYPETEVPCHPNNERPLADEYFELGILLQSLVKLSGESCESCRTNKKSRKLRKKRRT